The Deltaproteobacteria bacterium genome segment GGCGCGGCGCCCGCGCTCGATAAGCTCGGGGGCGAGAGCTGGGAGCGGGTCAAGAAGAAGGCGCGCGAATCGGTGCTGGCGATGGCCAAGGAGTTGCTCGATATCTACGCCGCGCGCGCGGTACTCGAAGGCCATGCTTATCCGAGCCCCGACGACTACTTCCGCGAGTTCGAGGCGGCCTTCCCCTTCGAGGAAACTCCCGACCAGCAACGCGCCATCGATGACGTGATTGCCGACCTGCAACAACATAAGCCGATGGACCGCCTGATTTGCGGCGACGTCGGTTACGGCAAGACCGAGGTCGCCATGCGCGCCGCCTTCGTCTCCGTCATGGACGGCCAGCAGGTCGCCGTGCTGGTGCCGACCACCGTGCTGGCGCAGCAGCACTACAACACCTTCCGGCGCCGCTTCGAGGGCTATCCGGTGCGGGTGGCGATGCTGTCGCGCTTCCTGACGCGCACGGAAGTGCAGGCCGCGGTCAAAGGCGTCGCCAACGGGGAGATCGACGTCGTCATCGGCACCCATCGCTTGTTGCAGAAGGACCTGGTCTTCAAGCAGCTCGGCCTGCTGGTGGTCGACGAGGAACACCGCTTCGGGGTGGCGCACAAAGAACGCATCAAGCAGCTGCGCAAGACCGTGCCGGTGCTGACGCTGACGGCCACGCCGATCCCGCGCACCTTGCAGATGTCGCTGATGGGGATTCGCGATCTGAGTGTGATTGAAACCCCGCCCGTTGATCGCCTGGCGATCCGTACCTACGTAACCCGCTTCGACGAGGGCATCATCCGCGAGGCCGTCTGGCGCGAACTCCAGCGCGGCGGGCAAGTGTTCTTTGTTCACAATCGGGTTGAGACGATCGAGATGATGGCGCGCCGCTTGCGCGAGATCATTCCGGAGGCGACCTTCGCCGTGGCCCACGGCCAGATGCACGAACGCGAGCTGGAACAAGTGATGGCCGACTTCTTCGCCCAGAAGACCCACGTGCTGGTGTGCTCGGCGATCATCGAATCGGGGCTGGATGTGCCCAACGCCAACACCATCATCATCAACCGGGCTGATCACTTGGGCTTGGCCCAGCTCTATCAACTGCGCGGCCGTGTCGGCCGCTCGTACGAGCGGGCTTACGCCTACCTGATGATTCCCGGCGAACAGCTGATCACCAAGGAGGCCCAGAAGCGCTTGCGGGTGTTGCAGGAACTCGATGACCTCGGGGGCGGCTTCCGCCTCGCCGCCCACGATCTGGAGATCCGCGGCGCCGGCAATCTGCTCGGCAAGCAGCAGTCGGGCCAGGTCGCCGCCGTCGGCTTCGAGCTCTACGAGCAAATGCTGGCGGAGGCCGTGCACGAGTTGCGCGGCGAGCGCGTACAGCACGAAGTCGAACCCGAAATCCAGCTGGGCGTGCCGGCTTATATCCCGGGCACCTACATTCCCGACGAAAATCAGCGCCTGGTGATCTATCGCCGGCTCGCCGGTATTCGCCGCCCGCAAGACCTCGAGGAAATCGCCACCGAGATGCTGGACCGCTTCGGCCCGATTCCACCGCTGGTCGATACCCTGCTCAAGGTCATGGCGCTGCGCCGCCATCTCAAAGACCACATGGTGGTCCGAGTCGTGCTGCGCAACGGTTGGGTGACGCTGCAGTTTCATCCCGAAGCCCCGGTCGAAGTCGAGCACCTGGTGGCGCTGGTGCAGCGCAGCAAGGGGCAGATGCGCCTGTCGCAGGATTTCCAGCTCAGCTTCGCCGCCGCCGCAACCGACTGGGACGGCCTGATCGCGCACAGCGCGGCGGTGTTGCAGACCCTGCGACCGTCGTGATAGCGGCGGCAGACATGGCAGATGCACCAATGAAGAACCGCCAACGCGTAACCGCTCGACCGGCGCTGCTCGGGCTACTGCTGGCCGCGGCGCTGGCCGCCACCCCGGCAGCGGCAGTCGTGGTCAACCGCATCCTCGCTACCATCGACGGCGAACCCGTAACCCTGCACGAGCTCAACACCTTCGCCGAGCGCGCCACGCGCGGCCGGCCGGCGGTAGACTCGGCGGCACTGTTGGAGGGGCTCATCACCGACAAGCTGCTGCAGAAGGAAGTCAGCGATAAGGGCATCATCGTACGCGATGAAGACATCGACAACTACATCGCCGGCGTGAAAGAGCGTAACCAGATTGACGACGGCCAGCTGCAGCGGGCGTTGAGTGAGCAAGGCCTGACGCTGGCGGGCTACCGCAAGCAGGTGCGCGAGGAGGTGGAGAAGGCGCAGCTGATCAACCGCGAGATCCGCGGCAAGGTCAACGTTACCCCCGAGGAGGTCGAGCGCTACTACCAGGCGCACCTCGAAGAGTACGCCACGCCGGAGAAGATGCGCGTGCGGCACATCTTGGTGCGTGTGCCCGGTGACGCGGAGCCCAGCCGGATCGAGGCGGCTGTGGCTAAGGCGGATGATCTGCACCGCCAGCTCAAGCGGGGCGCGGATTTCGCCGAACTGGCACGCCAGGCCTCGGACGATGCGGCCACCGCCCAGGACGGCGGTGATCTGGGCTGGATGAAGCAGGGCGAGATGCTGGAAGCATTCGAACAGGCCACGATGGCACTTAAGCCAGGCCAGCTGAGCCAACCGGTGCGTACGGACGTCGGCTTCCACCTCATCAAACTCGAAGAGCGCGCGGGCGCGTCGCACAAGCCGCTCGATGAGTTGGCGGCCGGGATCAAGGAGCAACTCTACGGCGCCGCCCTCGAGGAACGCTACCAGAAGTGGCTGACCGAGGAGCTGCGCAAACGCCACCTCGTGGAGGTGCGACCGTGACGATCGCCGCCCCGACCCGCTCTTGCTGTGCCCCCGCGGCCCGCCGTTCTCAGCCACCGGCGGCGGGCGAGTGAGACGGCGAAGATGCCTGCCCCCGTCGACCTCGCCATCACTATGGGTGATCCCGCCGGCATCGGGCCGGAGGTGACGCTGAAGGCATTGGCGACGCCGGCGGTGCGGCGGCAAGTCACGCCGCTGCTATTCGGCGACATCACAGCCTTTCGCGACACCGCGCAGCGGCTGCAGCTAGCGGTCGAGTTCGCCGCCACCCAGCCGGGGGTGCCGGTGGCGCGCGGCGCTATAGCGGTGGTGGCCACCGGGGACTTGGAAGCGCGCCAGCGGGTGCCGGGGCGCTCGACCATAGGCGGTGGCGAGGCCGCCTATCAGGCGATTGTGGCGGCGGCGCAGGCGGTGCAGCGGGGCGCGGCGGCGGCGCTGGTAACCGCGCCGATCAGTAAGGCCAACGTGGCGGCTGCCGGCCACGATTTTCCCGGGCACACGGAGCTGCTCACGCATCTGTGTGGCGCCACCTGCGTCCGCATGATGATGGCCGGGCCGAAGCTGCGCGTGGTGCTGGCAACCACTCACGTGGCCGTGCGCCGGGTGGCGGAATTGCTCACCCCCCAGCTGGTCGAGGACACCATTACCGTCACCAATCGTTCCCTGCGCCAGTGGTTCGGCTGTGCCCGGCCGCGGATCGCCGTGTGCGGCTTGAACCCACACGCCGGCGAGGCCGGCTTGTTCGGTGACGAGGAAGGCAAGGTGATCGCACCGGCGGTGGGTTGTGCGCGCCGCCGCGGGATCCAGGCGCTCGGCCCGCTGCCGGCCGACACCGTCTTCGCCCCTGCCGCCCGCGGCGAGTACGACGCGGTGGTCTGCATGTACCACGATCAAGGCCTGGCGCCTTTCAAGTTGTTGCACTTCAAGGACGGCGTCAACGTGACCTTGGGCTTGCCGTTCGTACGCACCTCTCCCGATCACGGTACCGCCTACGATATCGCCGGCAAAGGCATAGCCGACGCCGCCAGCATGGTGGCAGCGATACAGCTGGCGGCGCGGTTGGCCAACGCCGCGCCTGCCGGCTCCCGCTCGAAGAAGAGCGTGGCGCTGTGAGGCAAGAGATGTCGGTGCCTCTTGAGGGAGCATGACGCAGATGTTGACCGCAGTTGAGAAAGGCTTCGCCACGCTGGCGGTGCCCGAGGCAGTACGCACCGCCGCACTGGCGAATCTGCGGGCTTGGTTGGAGCAGGCGGAGTTCGCGCCCTATCGGCCCCAGCTCGAACGGCTGATCGAGCTCGGCCGCTGGGACTTGCTGCTGGATTCGTTCTACCGCGTCATTCCGTTCGGCACCGGCGGCCGCCGCGGCGCGGTCGGCATCGGACTCAATCGCATTAACCCCTACACCGTCACCGCCTCGGTGCAGGGGCACGTTGACTACCTGCGCCGCCATTTCGGCGCGGGCGCGCTCAAGGTGGTGGTTGCCTTCGATTGCCGGGTGTTCAAGGATTTGCGCGCCAACTATGATCCGGGGCCGCCCAACCCGCTGCTCGGCATGGAGTCGCGCGACTTTGCCCGGTTGGCTGCCGGCGTTTACGCCGCCAACGGCATTGCGGTGTGTACAGTGAGCGGTGACGATCTGCTGTTGTCCACCCCCGAGCTGTCGTTCGCCATCCGCCGGCTCGGCGCCGCCGGCGGCCTCAACATCTCGGCCTCGCACAATCATCCCGACGACAACGGCGCCAAGTTCTACACCGATTACGGCGGCCAGCCGGTGGCACCGCATGACGAGGAAATGGCCAACGCGGTCGCGGCGGTGCAGCGGGTCAACAGCATGCCCTTCGACGACGCGGTGCGCGCCGGTTCGATCACCTGGTGGGGTGCGGCAGACCACGACGCCTACCTCGATGCCAGCCTGCGGCGCTCGCTTGACCGCACGGCTCGCCAGGCGTTCATCATGTACAGCCCGCTTAACGGCACTGGCCGGCGCACCGTGTATGACCTGCTGGCGAAAGCCGGCTTCCGCGTGGAGCTGGTCGCCAGTCAGGCCGACTACGACGGCGAGTTTCCGCGGGTAAAGTACCGTATCCCGAACCCCGAAGTGCCCGAGGCCTTCGAGTTGGCCAGCGCCGAAGCGCGCCGGTGCGGTGCCGATGCCTCGTTCGCCACTGATCCCGATGCCGACCGTCTGGGCGTCGTAGTGCCGGCGGCGAGCGGCGATCGCTTCCTAACCGGCAACGAAATCGGTGCGCTGCTGACGGCCTACATCATTGAGTCACTGGCGGCGCGGGGCGCGCTGCCGGCGCATCCGTTCATCATCAAGACCGGCGTCACCACCGAACTGATGGCCGCCATCGCGCGCGCCCATGGCGTGGCCGTAATCGGCGACTTGCTGGTGGGCTTCAAGTACGTGGCGGAAGTGCTGGAGCAAATTGCCCGCAGCGGCCGCTACCGAGAGCTGGTCGCGACGCCGGACGACTTCCTGTTCGCCGCCGAGGAGAGCAACGGCGTGTTGGTCAGCCCGGCGATTCGCGACAAGGACGCCGCCGGCGGCGCGTTGCTGCTGGCCGAGCGCATCGCCCAGCTCAAGCGCGAGGGCAAGACGCTGGTCGATGACCTCGACCGTATCCACGGCCGCTAC includes the following:
- the mfd gene encoding transcription-repair coupling factor, whose protein sequence is MNDGAGGEHSHDEKPGGEPAPVRRWLQPAGPPPYATAIGRVAQQLAGGGRRFVRVQGLKGGARPFFISRYLSEQPRPALIVLSEAKQAEALAEDLRFFFGESGERPPFERRIHHLPAWEVPPFEDLSPPAETIAARIEGLYHLQQTRNPVVITSADAVLQRVPPRAVFGQRLSYLVEGDAVDLDQLAQRLADWGYRRVGLVEDRGDFSVRGGILDIYPPAHPNPLRVELSGDTIETIREFDAVSQRSQAARPELLILPVREFDAHSRQSQEALRAISQRLQDLEVDRRERDQLLDSLASGLLFPGVEFFLPYFYPALDLLTAYLPADTLVWVDQAGAVDAAFEQARSQVERRAAERAAANRFLPPPEQLFATPSEWRAAISGWPIIELESFDLLTGADDATHVEVHSYTTANLKAERIRHRREVSFAPVADTIRAWRAEGVRVFLVATSDSQAARITRLFAAHDLPVARSAQPFSEALGANGTPGLSLLTGSLSDGFRLPDERLAVITEVDLFGEARRRRRTRPVDIGELIRNLNELKPDDFVVHIDYGVGRYRGLKHLTVADVDGDFLHLEYAGGDRLYLPADRINLVQKYVGADGAAPALDKLGGESWERVKKKARESVLAMAKELLDIYAARAVLEGHAYPSPDDYFREFEAAFPFEETPDQQRAIDDVIADLQQHKPMDRLICGDVGYGKTEVAMRAAFVSVMDGQQVAVLVPTTVLAQQHYNTFRRRFEGYPVRVAMLSRFLTRTEVQAAVKGVANGEIDVVIGTHRLLQKDLVFKQLGLLVVDEEHRFGVAHKERIKQLRKTVPVLTLTATPIPRTLQMSLMGIRDLSVIETPPVDRLAIRTYVTRFDEGIIREAVWRELQRGGQVFFVHNRVETIEMMARRLREIIPEATFAVAHGQMHERELEQVMADFFAQKTHVLVCSAIIESGLDVPNANTIIINRADHLGLAQLYQLRGRVGRSYERAYAYLMIPGEQLITKEAQKRLRVLQELDDLGGGFRLAAHDLEIRGAGNLLGKQQSGQVAAVGFELYEQMLAEAVHELRGERVQHEVEPEIQLGVPAYIPGTYIPDENQRLVIYRRLAGIRRPQDLEEIATEMLDRFGPIPPLVDTLLKVMALRRHLKDHMVVRVVLRNGWVTLQFHPEAPVEVEHLVALVQRSKGQMRLSQDFQLSFAAAATDWDGLIAHSAAVLQTLRPS
- a CDS encoding peptidylprolyl isomerase, with the translated sequence MADAPMKNRQRVTARPALLGLLLAAALAATPAAAVVVNRILATIDGEPVTLHELNTFAERATRGRPAVDSAALLEGLITDKLLQKEVSDKGIIVRDEDIDNYIAGVKERNQIDDGQLQRALSEQGLTLAGYRKQVREEVEKAQLINREIRGKVNVTPEEVERYYQAHLEEYATPEKMRVRHILVRVPGDAEPSRIEAAVAKADDLHRQLKRGADFAELARQASDDAATAQDGGDLGWMKQGEMLEAFEQATMALKPGQLSQPVRTDVGFHLIKLEERAGASHKPLDELAAGIKEQLYGAALEERYQKWLTEELRKRHLVEVRP
- the pdxA gene encoding 4-hydroxythreonine-4-phosphate dehydrogenase PdxA encodes the protein MPAPVDLAITMGDPAGIGPEVTLKALATPAVRRQVTPLLFGDITAFRDTAQRLQLAVEFAATQPGVPVARGAIAVVATGDLEARQRVPGRSTIGGGEAAYQAIVAAAQAVQRGAAAALVTAPISKANVAAAGHDFPGHTELLTHLCGATCVRMMMAGPKLRVVLATTHVAVRRVAELLTPQLVEDTITVTNRSLRQWFGCARPRIAVCGLNPHAGEAGLFGDEEGKVIAPAVGCARRRGIQALGPLPADTVFAPAARGEYDAVVCMYHDQGLAPFKLLHFKDGVNVTLGLPFVRTSPDHGTAYDIAGKGIADAASMVAAIQLAARLANAAPAGSRSKKSVAL
- a CDS encoding phospho-sugar mutase, which gives rise to MLTAVEKGFATLAVPEAVRTAALANLRAWLEQAEFAPYRPQLERLIELGRWDLLLDSFYRVIPFGTGGRRGAVGIGLNRINPYTVTASVQGHVDYLRRHFGAGALKVVVAFDCRVFKDLRANYDPGPPNPLLGMESRDFARLAAGVYAANGIAVCTVSGDDLLLSTPELSFAIRRLGAAGGLNISASHNHPDDNGAKFYTDYGGQPVAPHDEEMANAVAAVQRVNSMPFDDAVRAGSITWWGAADHDAYLDASLRRSLDRTARQAFIMYSPLNGTGRRTVYDLLAKAGFRVELVASQADYDGEFPRVKYRIPNPEVPEAFELASAEARRCGADASFATDPDADRLGVVVPAASGDRFLTGNEIGALLTAYIIESLAARGALPAHPFIIKTGVTTELMAAIARAHGVAVIGDLLVGFKYVAEVLEQIARSGRYRELVATPDDFLFAAEESNGVLVSPAIRDKDAAGGALLLAERIAQLKREGKTLVDDLDRIHGRYGYYAHGAYSLIMEGVVGLQRIEDMMAALRGAAPPAIVGRRVERTIDYWDESAHGALKSGTDRASRNVVAFYFDHGLKITARPSGTEPKLKIYVEAGGQGDAGARAEIEQAVREATLQMAEHLLGSLRLRVPRHALALSQLVSVENRLDFAERFLPELQAQLAGGARAAALEQWLERRLAGYGKDGRFLVAPGIRACLNGGHAELAPYAQTLRAAFALGQRQ